Proteins from one Devosia chinhatensis genomic window:
- a CDS encoding TetR/AcrR family transcriptional regulator: MASKPKAETVKRPRNSAKTKASILAAARVEFADRGFEGARVDAIAERAGANKRLLYHYFGNKEELYRAVLLDAYQEIRRGERALSLDQYDPVQAMDRLVRFTFRHFLANPWFPRLLGTENIENARFLKTLPDIKALHSPLVGQIAAIIERGAASGIFRRDVDPVQLYISVAALGFFYVSNTATLSVIFERDLSSVGMVQEREAHAVQMVLDFLRTKPGA; the protein is encoded by the coding sequence GTGGCGTCGAAGCCCAAGGCTGAGACGGTCAAGCGGCCGCGCAATTCGGCCAAGACCAAGGCCTCCATCCTGGCTGCGGCCCGGGTGGAGTTTGCCGATCGGGGGTTTGAAGGGGCACGAGTGGATGCCATTGCCGAGCGGGCAGGCGCCAACAAGCGCCTGCTCTACCATTATTTCGGCAACAAGGAAGAGCTCTACCGGGCAGTGCTGCTGGATGCCTACCAGGAAATCCGGCGCGGCGAACGGGCGCTCTCGCTCGATCAATATGACCCGGTGCAGGCGATGGACCGGCTGGTGCGCTTCACCTTCCGGCATTTTCTCGCCAATCCCTGGTTTCCGCGCCTCTTGGGCACAGAAAACATCGAGAATGCGCGCTTCCTCAAGACGCTGCCCGACATCAAGGCGCTGCATTCCCCGCTCGTGGGACAGATCGCGGCGATCATCGAACGCGGCGCTGCTTCGGGCATTTTCCGCCGCGATGTCGATCCGGTGCAGCTTTATATTTCGGTCGCCGCACTCGGCTTTTTCTACGTGTCCAACACGGCCACGCTTTCGGTGATCTTCGAGCGTGATCTCTCGAGCGTGGGCATGGTGCAGGAACGCGAGGCCCATGCAGTGCAGATGGTCCTCGATTTTCTCAGGACCAAGCCGGGGGCGTAA
- a CDS encoding lysophospholipid acyltransferase family protein — protein sequence MILRTLFFLFVFVPFLIVVIPLQAVIIALKLPIWTVLPRLFHRLGCLFLGLRVTVIGTPSTGRPTLMVSNHISWTDIVALGSVANVTFVAKREVGKWPFVGMMADLQRTIYADRTRRSETGRTARAMGEHMAGGNAVLLFAEGQSDIGTHVLPFRSALIGAAQHAMIEAGARDVVIQPVTIAYTRLQGLPVSRNERSLIAWIKSKSVRQNVREILSGPVKDLTIAFSTPMPLSQSDDRKAVSKVAEAQVRAMLVALNRGLPLPQTFQNTQV from the coding sequence ATGATCCTACGGACGTTGTTCTTCTTATTCGTCTTCGTGCCCTTTCTGATCGTGGTCATCCCCCTGCAGGCGGTGATCATCGCCCTCAAGCTTCCGATATGGACGGTGCTGCCGCGCCTGTTCCACCGCCTGGGATGCCTGTTCCTGGGCCTGCGGGTCACCGTTATCGGCACGCCCTCGACCGGGCGCCCCACGCTCATGGTGTCCAACCATATCTCGTGGACCGACATCGTGGCCCTGGGCTCGGTGGCGAACGTCACCTTCGTGGCCAAGCGTGAAGTGGGCAAATGGCCGTTCGTGGGGATGATGGCGGACCTGCAGCGCACCATTTATGCCGACCGCACGCGCCGCTCGGAAACCGGGCGCACGGCCCGCGCCATGGGAGAGCACATGGCCGGTGGCAACGCGGTGCTGCTGTTTGCCGAGGGGCAGTCCGATATCGGCACCCATGTGCTCCCCTTCCGCTCGGCGCTGATCGGCGCAGCGCAGCACGCCATGATCGAGGCCGGGGCCAGGGACGTGGTGATCCAGCCCGTCACCATCGCCTATACGCGCCTGCAGGGCCTGCCCGTCAGCCGCAACGAGCGTTCGCTGATCGCCTGGATCAAGTCCAAGTCCGTCCGCCAGAATGTCCGCGAGATTCTGTCCGGCCCGGTCAAGGACCTCACCATTGCCTTCTCGACCCCCATGCCGCTGAGCCAGAGCGACGACCGCAAGGCCGTGAGCAAGGTTGCGGAGGCGCAGGTGCGCGCCATGCTGGTGGCGCTCAATCGTGGCCTGCCGCTGCCGCAAACCTTTCAGAACACACAAGTTTAG
- a CDS encoding PadR family transcriptional regulator: MSYWNNGEPNWRKIEQMARRGWGRMQRMADDEFGNWGGNVRVGRMLASGDLRLVALYFIEQQPRHGYDLIKAVEERSNGVYSPSPGIVYPALTFLEEAGYVTSSADGNKKLYTITDEGRTHLAENRESVASTLDFLARTGEQMNRFREFVRADFPFGDQSRPEDGNVPPNWGGRSERSAPDQPMHDAVPELEAARKALKQALKKARKGSDEQQRRAADILRRAAAEVDGLADDEVDL, translated from the coding sequence ATGAGCTACTGGAACAATGGCGAGCCGAACTGGCGCAAGATCGAGCAGATGGCGCGGCGTGGCTGGGGCCGGATGCAGCGGATGGCTGACGACGAATTCGGTAACTGGGGGGGCAATGTGCGCGTCGGGCGCATGCTGGCCTCGGGCGACCTGCGCCTTGTGGCGCTCTACTTCATCGAGCAGCAGCCCCGCCATGGCTATGACCTGATCAAGGCGGTGGAAGAGCGCTCGAATGGGGTCTATTCACCCAGTCCCGGCATAGTTTACCCGGCGCTGACATTTCTCGAGGAAGCCGGTTACGTGACCTCCTCGGCCGATGGCAACAAGAAGCTCTACACCATCACCGATGAAGGCCGGACGCATCTGGCGGAAAATCGCGAATCGGTGGCCTCGACGCTGGATTTCCTGGCCCGGACCGGCGAACAGATGAACCGCTTCCGCGAATTCGTGCGGGCAGACTTTCCCTTCGGCGACCAATCCCGTCCCGAGGATGGCAACGTGCCCCCCAATTGGGGCGGGCGTTCGGAACGCTCTGCGCCGGACCAGCCGATGCACGATGCCGTGCCCGAACTCGAAGCGGCCCGCAAGGCGCTCAAGCAGGCCCTCAAGAAAGCCCGCAAGGGCAGCGACGAGCAGCAGCGCCGTGCCGCTGACATCCTCCGGCGGGCTGCCGCCGAAGTCGATGGCTTGGCTGACGACGAGGTCGATCTCTAG
- the tsaB gene encoding tRNA (adenosine(37)-N6)-threonylcarbamoyltransferase complex dimerization subunit type 1 TsaB — protein MTQKITLAIDTAAPRLQLALTLPDGGIDVLVEDIAKGHAEILFDRIGQLLGRNGTDYADLDRIAVTTGPGSFTGLRIGLSAARGLGLARNLPVLGIPSLFALSLSGSGGPVAVLIDARRGEAYFESFAAPGEGGDGPRLLPMAMAQAAIPEAAQLIDTPFVDIGAMAQFAAKADALAYPPHASYIRDADAKPQDAARIPRRLADERT, from the coding sequence ATGACGCAGAAGATCACCCTCGCCATCGATACGGCCGCCCCGCGCCTGCAACTGGCCCTGACCCTGCCCGATGGCGGCATCGATGTGCTGGTCGAGGATATCGCCAAGGGCCATGCGGAGATCCTTTTCGACCGCATCGGGCAGCTTCTGGGCCGCAATGGCACCGATTATGCCGATCTCGATCGCATCGCCGTCACCACGGGTCCGGGATCGTTTACCGGATTGCGCATCGGGCTCTCGGCCGCACGCGGACTGGGGCTGGCGCGAAACCTGCCGGTCCTCGGCATTCCCAGCCTGTTCGCTCTATCGCTTTCAGGGTCGGGGGGACCGGTCGCGGTGCTGATCGATGCCCGCCGGGGCGAAGCCTATTTCGAGAGCTTTGCAGCCCCTGGCGAGGGCGGCGATGGTCCGCGTCTGCTGCCGATGGCGATGGCGCAGGCCGCCATACCCGAGGCGGCGCAGCTGATCGACACGCCCTTCGTCGATATCGGCGCCATGGCACAATTTGCCGCGAAAGCCGACGCCCTCGCCTATCCGCCGCACGCCTCCTATATCCGGGATGCCGATGCCAAGCCGCAGGATGCGGCACGCATTCCCCGGCGACTGGCGGATGAGCGGACATGA
- the lnt gene encoding apolipoprotein N-acyltransferase, which translates to MTWLAETAMLSQGWRRFLLLLAAGALAGLSVPPFFLLPVLFLAMPVWVWALDGAEHRRGWRRLFGPAFTIGFAFGWGYFLVGFHWLGAAFFVDGGWVLGAMPFAVAALAALIALFWGFASALAHLFWSHGWTRILTLAAWLAAAEFLRGHVFTGFPFDLLGYSLTGTDEMMQLASVIGVYGLTFLAPLLAMTPALIWPADDRSWSRRLAPFFLALLVVSLQLGYGWNRLAGNVSTERQDMALRLVQPLVYEHADFGNVDPVALVDRLVMLSDMRMDPSDQGLADITHLVWPESSLPFFLESYPDALARIARMLPDQATLIAGVPRRPLALDGAQPGQPPHNSVVAINSDGEIIASYDKAHLVPFGEYLPFAELFSRLGITQFVPGAEGWSAGDARRRLMALPNTPAALILVCYEIIFSGDLGEVSGAQFLLNLTNDAWFDGSVGPAQHAHHARIRAVEEGMSLVRVANTGLTFATDPLGRVTARLAPGEMAALDVRPHQKLSGTVFAQVRHWPFLIAVLAGMLVGFVASRRGRRRLQK; encoded by the coding sequence ATGACCTGGCTGGCCGAAACCGCCATGTTGAGCCAGGGATGGCGCCGCTTCCTGCTGCTTTTGGCTGCCGGTGCGCTTGCGGGGCTGTCGGTGCCGCCGTTTTTCCTTTTGCCCGTGTTGTTCCTGGCCATGCCCGTCTGGGTCTGGGCGCTCGATGGCGCCGAGCACCGCCGGGGCTGGCGGCGTCTCTTCGGTCCGGCCTTCACCATCGGCTTCGCCTTTGGCTGGGGCTATTTTCTCGTCGGCTTCCATTGGCTGGGTGCCGCCTTTTTTGTCGATGGCGGCTGGGTGCTGGGCGCCATGCCATTTGCCGTGGCGGCGCTGGCAGCGCTGATCGCCCTGTTCTGGGGCTTTGCCAGTGCGCTGGCGCATCTGTTCTGGAGCCACGGCTGGACACGCATTCTGACCCTGGCGGCCTGGCTGGCCGCAGCCGAATTCCTGCGTGGGCATGTCTTTACCGGTTTTCCGTTCGATCTCCTGGGCTATAGCCTCACCGGCACAGACGAAATGATGCAGCTTGCTTCGGTGATCGGGGTTTATGGGCTGACTTTTCTCGCGCCGCTTCTGGCCATGACGCCGGCCCTGATCTGGCCTGCCGACGACCGCTCCTGGTCGCGCAGGCTGGCGCCGTTCTTCCTTGCGCTGCTCGTCGTGTCGCTGCAGCTCGGCTATGGCTGGAACCGTCTGGCGGGCAATGTCTCGACTGAGCGGCAGGACATGGCGCTGCGGCTTGTCCAGCCGCTCGTTTATGAGCATGCCGATTTCGGCAATGTCGACCCGGTGGCACTGGTGGACCGGCTGGTCATGCTCTCCGACATGCGCATGGACCCCTCCGATCAGGGCCTGGCGGACATTACCCACCTGGTCTGGCCCGAATCGAGCCTGCCCTTCTTCCTCGAATCCTATCCCGATGCGCTGGCCCGTATTGCCCGCATGCTGCCCGATCAGGCGACCCTGATCGCCGGGGTGCCGCGGCGTCCCCTGGCGCTCGATGGCGCCCAGCCCGGCCAGCCGCCCCATAATTCGGTCGTTGCCATCAATAGCGACGGGGAAATCATCGCCTCATACGACAAGGCCCACCTCGTGCCTTTCGGCGAATATTTGCCGTTTGCGGAGCTGTTCTCGCGGCTGGGCATCACCCAGTTCGTGCCCGGCGCCGAGGGCTGGTCTGCGGGCGATGCGCGGCGACGGCTGATGGCTCTGCCCAATACGCCCGCCGCGCTGATCCTGGTCTGTTACGAAATCATCTTCTCGGGCGATCTGGGAGAGGTCTCGGGCGCCCAGTTCCTCCTCAACCTCACCAACGACGCCTGGTTTGACGGTTCCGTCGGCCCGGCCCAGCATGCCCATCACGCCCGCATCAGGGCCGTCGAGGAAGGCATGAGCCTGGTGCGCGTGGCCAATACCGGCCTTACCTTCGCCACCGACCCGTTGGGGCGGGTCACTGCGCGGCTGGCACCCGGCGAGATGGCGGCTCTCGATGTGCGGCCCCATCAAAAGCTCAGCGGCACCGTCTTCGCCCAGGTGCGCCACTGGCCGTTTCTGATCGCCGTTCTCGCCGGCATGCTGGTCGGGTTTGTGGCCTCCCGTCGCGGCCGGCGCCGGCTCCAGAAATAG
- the pncB gene encoding nicotinate phosphoribosyltransferase, translating to MATFTDIARRVHNHTWKLDPIVRSLLDTDFYKLLMLQMVWGLYPKVEATFSLINRTRSVRLADEIDIDELRAQLDHCRTLRFSKKEMIWLAGNSFYGSRQIFQPGFLRWLENFQLPEYRLEQRDGQFVLEFPGLWVETTMWEIPALAIINELRSRAAMKDYGPFTLDVLYARAKARMWEKVERLQKLPDLRISDFGTRRRHSFLWQRWCVEALKEGIGDNFTGTSNVKLAMDSDLEALGTNAHELPMVLAALARSDEELREAPYRVLQDWKSYYGGNLLIVLPDAFGTDAFLRDAPDWVADWTGFRPDSAPAIEGGEKIIAFWKQRGRDPREKLLIFSDGLDVEMIEDAYLHFDGKVRMAFGWGTNLTNDFEDCAPDRNPMLKPISIVAKVSEANGRPAVKLSDNPAKATGEPGEIARYLRVFGDTGRVEHAVRV from the coding sequence ATGGCCACCTTCACCGATATTGCGCGCCGGGTGCACAACCATACCTGGAAGCTGGACCCGATCGTCAGGAGCCTGCTCGATACCGATTTCTACAAGCTTTTGATGCTGCAGATGGTCTGGGGCCTTTATCCCAAGGTCGAGGCCACGTTCAGCCTGATCAACCGCACCCGTTCGGTCCGTCTGGCCGACGAGATCGATATCGACGAATTGCGCGCCCAGCTCGACCATTGCCGCACGCTGCGCTTTTCCAAGAAGGAAATGATCTGGCTGGCCGGCAACAGCTTTTACGGCTCGCGCCAGATCTTCCAGCCCGGCTTCCTGCGCTGGCTGGAGAATTTCCAGCTCCCCGAATATCGCCTCGAACAACGCGACGGCCAGTTCGTGCTGGAATTTCCCGGCCTTTGGGTCGAGACCACGATGTGGGAAATTCCGGCGCTGGCGATCATCAACGAATTGCGCTCCCGCGCTGCCATGAAGGATTACGGCCCTTTCACGCTCGACGTCCTCTATGCGCGCGCCAAGGCCCGGATGTGGGAAAAGGTCGAGCGGCTGCAAAAGCTGCCCGATCTGCGGATTTCCGATTTCGGCACCCGCCGCCGCCATTCCTTTCTCTGGCAGCGCTGGTGCGTCGAGGCCCTCAAGGAAGGGATCGGCGACAATTTCACCGGCACCTCCAACGTCAAGCTGGCGATGGACAGCGATCTCGAAGCCCTGGGCACCAATGCCCACGAACTGCCCATGGTGCTGGCCGCCCTGGCGCGGTCCGACGAGGAATTGCGCGAAGCGCCCTATCGGGTCCTGCAGGACTGGAAAAGCTATTATGGCGGCAATCTGCTGATCGTATTGCCCGATGCCTTCGGCACCGATGCCTTTTTGCGCGATGCACCCGACTGGGTGGCGGACTGGACCGGTTTTCGTCCCGACAGCGCCCCGGCAATAGAGGGCGGCGAGAAGATCATCGCCTTCTGGAAGCAGCGTGGCCGCGATCCGAGGGAAAAGCTCCTGATCTTTTCGGACGGGCTCGATGTCGAGATGATCGAGGATGCCTATCTCCATTTCGACGGGAAGGTGCGCATGGCGTTCGGCTGGGGCACCAATCTCACCAATGACTTCGAGGATTGTGCGCCGGACCGTAATCCCATGCTCAAGCCGATCTCGATTGTCGCCAAGGTGTCCGAGGCCAATGGGCGTCCTGCGGTCAAGCTGTCGGACAATCCGGCCAAGGCCACGGGCGAGCCGGGGGAGATCGCGCGCTACCTGCGTGTCTTTGGCGACACAGGGCGGGTGGAACACGCCGTGCGCGTCTAG
- a CDS encoding Fur family transcriptional regulator: protein MRMTDQRRVIARVIEGASDHPDVEELYRRASSVDPRISLSTVYRTVNLFEEAGLVTKHDFKDGRARFELIPDEHHDHLIDIRSGTVIEFRNEEIEAIQEVIAKRLGYKLVDHRLELYAVPISDKKA, encoded by the coding sequence ATGCGCATGACCGACCAGCGCCGGGTGATTGCCCGGGTGATCGAGGGCGCGTCCGACCATCCGGACGTGGAAGAGCTCTACCGGCGTGCATCTTCGGTCGATCCGCGCATTTCGCTTTCCACCGTCTATCGCACCGTCAACCTCTTCGAGGAAGCCGGGCTCGTCACCAAGCACGATTTCAAGGATGGCCGCGCGCGGTTCGAGCTCATTCCGGACGAGCACCACGATCACCTCATCGATATTCGAAGCGGCACCGTGATCGAGTTCCGCAACGAGGAAATCGAGGCGATCCAGGAAGTGATCGCCAAGCGGCTTGGCTACAAGCTGGTGGACCACCGGCTCGAACTCTATGCCGTGCCCATCTCTGACAAAAAGGCCTGA
- a CDS encoding tripartite tricarboxylate transporter permease → MLDGLSMLGNGLVHFLTPLSLFNIAWATLLGIIIGALPGLTATMGVALLVTLTYKMAPDQAILCLMCLYSGAIYGGSRTAILLSIPGTPASAATTLDGHPLALQGKAGMAMGLATTSSTLGTLVGIVALALIAPLLAEAALRFGTYEFFWLALFGVIISGQLTAIDDPLKGYIAGILGLLVAMVGMETLHAHQRFTFGIPALGGGIDLIPAMVGAFGFAEILGVMKRSAQARIVSAGDRVVPPLSEVFRYKWTTLRSGIIGTFVGIVPGVGEDVGAWASYAAAKRTSKEKHLFGKGSQEGLIAAETGNSAVVPGAMIPTLTLALPGSASAAVLIAAMFIHGIRPGPLLMTENPEFLYQIVAILFFSTIAILVFGLTLTKPLLTVLSVPRERLMAVVYVLCVVGSFAITQRMFDVYVMLGFGIVGFILREMKYPMAPLVLGIILGDLLDLNLRRGLMLTNGDPSPFFTRPISAVICLIIVVTILMSIPAVNRRVRALFTRKRGGVEAQG, encoded by the coding sequence ATGCTCGACGGCCTCTCGATGCTGGGCAATGGCCTGGTCCATTTCCTTACCCCGCTCTCGCTGTTCAATATCGCCTGGGCGACGCTTCTGGGCATCATCATCGGTGCATTGCCGGGGCTTACCGCCACCATGGGCGTCGCCCTTCTGGTGACGCTCACCTACAAGATGGCGCCGGATCAGGCGATCCTGTGCCTGATGTGTCTTTATTCCGGCGCCATTTATGGCGGCAGCCGCACGGCCATCCTGCTCTCCATTCCGGGCACCCCGGCCAGCGCGGCGACCACGCTCGACGGTCATCCACTGGCTTTACAGGGCAAGGCCGGCATGGCCATGGGCCTGGCCACGACCTCATCGACGCTGGGCACGCTGGTGGGCATCGTCGCCCTGGCCCTGATCGCGCCGCTCCTGGCGGAAGCGGCCTTGCGTTTCGGCACCTATGAGTTTTTCTGGCTGGCGCTGTTCGGCGTCATCATTTCGGGCCAGCTGACCGCTATCGACGATCCGCTCAAGGGTTATATTGCCGGCATTCTCGGCCTGCTCGTGGCCATGGTCGGCATGGAAACCCTGCATGCCCATCAACGATTCACCTTCGGCATTCCTGCGCTGGGCGGCGGCATCGACCTCATCCCCGCCATGGTCGGCGCCTTCGGCTTCGCCGAAATTCTGGGTGTGATGAAACGCTCCGCGCAGGCGCGGATCGTCTCAGCCGGCGACCGTGTCGTGCCACCGCTTTCCGAAGTCTTCCGCTACAAGTGGACCACTTTGCGCTCGGGGATTATCGGCACCTTCGTGGGCATCGTGCCCGGCGTGGGCGAGGATGTGGGGGCCTGGGCCTCCTATGCCGCCGCCAAGCGGACCAGCAAGGAAAAGCATCTGTTCGGCAAGGGCAGCCAGGAAGGGCTGATTGCCGCCGAAACCGGCAATTCAGCGGTCGTGCCGGGGGCCATGATCCCGACCCTGACGCTGGCGCTGCCCGGTTCGGCCTCCGCTGCCGTCCTGATCGCGGCCATGTTCATCCACGGCATCCGCCCCGGCCCGCTGCTGATGACGGAAAATCCGGAATTCCTCTACCAGATCGTGGCAATTCTGTTCTTCTCAACCATCGCCATCCTCGTCTTCGGACTGACCCTCACCAAGCCCTTGCTGACCGTGCTGTCGGTACCGCGCGAGCGGTTGATGGCCGTGGTCTATGTGCTGTGCGTCGTGGGCTCGTTTGCCATCACCCAGCGCATGTTCGATGTCTATGTCATGCTGGGTTTCGGCATTGTCGGCTTCATCCTGCGGGAGATGAAATATCCCATGGCGCCGCTCGTGCTGGGGATCATTCTGGGGGATTTGCTCGACCTCAATCTGAGGCGCGGGCTGATGCTGACCAATGGCGATCCCAGCCCGTTCTTTACCCGCCCGATCTCTGCTGTTATCTGCCTGATCATTGTCGTCACCATCCTCATGTCCATTCCGGCGGTAAACCGACGTGTCCGAGCCCTCTTCACCCGCAAGCGCGGTGGCGTCGAAGCCCAAGGCTGA
- the rimI gene encoding ribosomal protein S18-alanine N-acetyltransferase: MMKLWMAPGGLHVEPAESGDAKDLARIHAQSFYRGWPSEDFASFLGDRTSPAYIACDSRRRIAGFALIRLAADESELLTIAVDPRWRGKGLGKALMDAVFADLMLSPARRMFLEVDEQNEAAIRLYARLGFARISARKGYYARPDGSAATALVMARDLG, from the coding sequence ATGATGAAGTTGTGGATGGCCCCAGGGGGGCTGCATGTAGAGCCTGCCGAGAGCGGCGACGCCAAGGATCTGGCGCGGATCCATGCGCAGAGCTTCTACCGGGGCTGGCCCAGCGAGGACTTTGCCAGCTTCCTCGGGGACCGGACCAGCCCGGCCTATATCGCCTGCGACAGCCGGCGGCGCATTGCCGGTTTTGCGCTCATTCGCCTCGCCGCCGACGAATCCGAGCTTCTGACCATTGCCGTCGATCCCCGCTGGCGGGGCAAGGGGCTGGGAAAGGCGCTGATGGATGCAGTCTTTGCCGATCTCATGCTGTCGCCGGCACGGCGCATGTTTCTCGAGGTGGACGAGCAGAACGAAGCCGCTATCCGGCTCTATGCGCGGCTGGGCTTTGCCAGGATTTCCGCTCGCAAGGGCTATTATGCCCGGCCCGACGGGTCCGCCGCCACCGCGCTTGTCATGGCGCGCGATCTTGGTTAA
- a CDS encoding tripartite tricarboxylate transporter TctB family protein: protein MTTEPAPLPSDDDINPAMIRADLLAGLVFIVLGVAIFYGAWTMDRLEVRRIHPLTVPGLVPGILSAALTLCGAILSLRSLRAPAEQGWQTLGQALFSGAAGRAMAVMALALIYTLGLVGTLPFWAATAIFVFCFIMVFECWLATPRRPLMPSLFWALGLSITVSAIVTLVFQRAFLVRLP, encoded by the coding sequence ATGACCACCGAACCCGCCCCCCTTCCATCCGACGATGACATCAATCCCGCCATGATCCGTGCGGATCTGCTGGCAGGGCTGGTCTTCATTGTGCTGGGCGTTGCCATTTTCTATGGCGCCTGGACCATGGACCGGCTCGAGGTGCGCCGCATCCATCCCTTGACGGTACCGGGCCTGGTGCCCGGCATACTCAGCGCCGCGCTGACCCTGTGCGGGGCCATTCTGTCCCTGCGCTCCCTGCGCGCACCGGCCGAACAGGGCTGGCAGACCCTGGGGCAGGCGCTGTTTTCAGGCGCGGCGGGCCGCGCCATGGCGGTGATGGCGCTCGCCCTCATCTATACGCTGGGCCTGGTTGGCACCTTGCCCTTCTGGGCCGCCACGGCGATTTTCGTCTTCTGCTTCATCATGGTGTTCGAATGCTGGCTGGCCACGCCACGCCGGCCGCTCATGCCCTCGCTGTTCTGGGCGCTCGGCCTGTCGATCACCGTTTCCGCCATTGTCACGCTGGTCTTCCAGCGGGCTTTTCTCGTGCGACTGCCTTAG
- a CDS encoding complex I NDUFA9 subunit family protein, with amino-acid sequence MDRTLPKLVTIFGGSGFVGTHLVQILARQGYRIRVAVRRPDLAGKTRIFGNVGQVMPIQANLRNADSVRRAVEGADIVINLVGVGHEKGPQSFEAVHVQGAALVAQLAKQAGVSAFVHMSALGVDKAADVSLYAASKFRGEQAVLAAFPEAVVMRPGLIFGQGDGFFNLMGTLARMFPVMPLISGKTLFQPVFVGDVAEAFAQAAEGKVKTGRVYELGGPDVESHKALMERILREAGRKRPLVPFPSGLAKLGASILGILPTKPLVTGDQVELLGVDNVVSEEAIRDKRTLAAFGIVPTSMDAILPTYMWRFRRHGEFDRDDKSQSGGSVAA; translated from the coding sequence ATGGATCGCACCCTTCCCAAGCTCGTCACCATTTTTGGTGGGTCGGGATTCGTCGGCACCCATCTGGTCCAGATCCTGGCGCGCCAGGGCTATCGCATCCGCGTAGCCGTCCGCCGGCCGGACCTCGCCGGCAAGACCCGCATTTTCGGCAATGTCGGACAGGTCATGCCGATCCAGGCCAATCTGCGCAATGCCGATTCCGTGCGTCGTGCCGTCGAGGGCGCGGATATCGTCATCAACCTGGTTGGCGTCGGCCATGAAAAGGGCCCGCAGAGCTTCGAGGCCGTGCATGTGCAGGGCGCCGCGCTCGTCGCGCAACTGGCCAAGCAGGCCGGCGTTTCCGCCTTCGTGCACATGTCCGCCCTTGGCGTCGACAAGGCGGCCGATGTCAGCCTTTATGCCGCTAGCAAGTTCCGCGGCGAACAGGCCGTGCTCGCCGCCTTCCCCGAGGCCGTCGTCATGCGGCCGGGGCTGATTTTCGGGCAGGGCGATGGCTTCTTCAATCTGATGGGCACCCTGGCGCGCATGTTCCCGGTCATGCCGCTGATTTCAGGCAAGACCCTGTTCCAGCCAGTTTTCGTCGGGGACGTGGCCGAAGCCTTCGCCCAGGCGGCAGAGGGCAAAGTCAAGACCGGCCGCGTCTATGAACTGGGGGGCCCGGATGTGGAGAGCCACAAGGCGTTGATGGAACGCATCCTGCGCGAGGCCGGCCGCAAGCGCCCGCTCGTGCCGTTCCCATCGGGCCTTGCCAAGCTCGGCGCCTCGATCCTGGGCATCCTGCCGACCAAGCCGCTGGTCACAGGCGACCAGGTCGAATTGCTGGGCGTCGACAATGTCGTTTCCGAAGAGGCCATTCGCGACAAGCGCACCCTGGCCGCCTTCGGCATCGTGCCCACCAGCATGGATGCGATCCTGCCCACCTATATGTGGCGTTTCCGTCGACACGGCGAATTCGATCGCGATGACAAGTCGCAATCGGGCGGCAGCGTCGCCGCCTGA